The DNA sequence GAGCCGGGCGCTGATCGACTATCTCGGCCTGCCATGGGACGATGCCGTGCTGTCGTTCCACGAGACCGACAGGCCGGTGCGCACGGCGTCGGCCGCGCAGGTGCGCCAGCCCATGTACCAGGGCTCGGTCGATCTGTGGAAGCGCTATGGCGACAGGCTGAAACCACTGCTGGATAAGCTCGGATAGGCCGATAGCGCGGTAAGGCCGGCCTGCGAACGGCGGTCGAGCCGTCTCAAAGTTCCATGAAGGGCTGGAAGCCGCCGAAGATCATGCGCTTGCCGTCGAACGGCATCGTGGCCATATCGCGCTGCAGACGAGGGTCGGCCATCACCTTGGCCATCACCGCATCGCGATCCTGCCTGGATTTGTATACGGCCCAGGAGAAAACGACGATCTCATCATCCTTGGCCTGAACGGCACGCGGAAACGAGGTGATTTCGCCATAGGGCACGTCGTCGCCGATGCATTCGACATAGGCGAGCGCGCCATGTTCCATCCATATGGGGCCTGCGAGGTCGGCGAGCTTTTTATAGTCATCGAGATTTGCCTTCGGCACGGCAAGCACGAAGCCATCGACATAGGACATGGTGGTCTCC is a window from the Mesorhizobium australicum WSM2073 genome containing:
- a CDS encoding DUF1428 domain-containing protein, producing the protein MSYVDGFVLAVPKANLDDYKKLADLAGPIWMEHGALAYVECIGDDVPYGEITSFPRAVQAKDDEIVVFSWAVYKSRQDRDAVMAKVMADPRLQRDMATMPFDGKRMIFGGFQPFMEL